Below is a genomic region from Syngnathus acus chromosome 20, fSynAcu1.2, whole genome shotgun sequence.
ATGACAGAGTACACATTTACAAGTGGTGTGCACCTCAGTGTAGATGATGGCTGTCATCCAGAAGGTCTTACTGGGTCGAGGTACAGACAGAGTTGCCCACAGAAACACCAGAACAGGAAGTACCAATGTGAGACAGCTGGCAGACACCATGTGGTTCAAGACGATAACCAGGTAGCAGACCGTCTCGGATCTGGTCAAAACCGGTGGACATCAGTCAGTCGCAGGTTCAACACGGTTCTTGAAAGTCCAATTTCAACTTTGTGATAAACTACCTGGCAGCGAGAATGTTGTAAAAGGCGTAGCATAGCTGGAGCAGCTGGGGTTGGTTGTGATAGAACTCGTCAGATGCCTCCAGTTCTTCGCTGTGGAAAGTCCTGAACAAAAGACAATGCAATTCTAAAGCACACTCAAGTCAGCGAGATGCAGATCCTCAGTCGGCCTTACCTGTTCTTCAGAAGCTCACTCGCTGTCAGCTCCTGAGGACGAGAGGTCAAGAGACAAGAAGTGGAGGTACATCCAGATGGGACGTCAGTCTTGTGAAGTAAGAGCTGCCTCCTTAATCTTGCCTTCACCCCAGGCATTCTTCTTTTGGATTCGTCCTGCTCACTCTCCGGCTCTTGGATGTCCCCAGCCAGAGCATGGCTGTAGGAAGGTGGGGACATCTGAGAGGAGGGCGAGGCAGCCCTGGAAGAGGAACGTTTGGGAACTTGTTGGTCAGATTCTCCGGAACTGGTCAAACAATGCACCGTGACACCCTAATTGCGCAATCAATATACACAAAAAGCCTTTATGGTTCGAAAGCAAGTTCCTCTCAGACTGGCCATCATCATTGTGATTGTCCAACTCGGAGCAAATGAACTCTCCGGAGCAGGAATTCCAAATACCAACCAGCGTGCAGTAGGAAATTAGGAAAAACTATTCTAATAGATACGAGATGAAGTTCCCGCCAGTAGCTTGAGAAGAACAACCTGTGGTCCTCCTCATCTGAGGATGATGTGACTCTCTTCATCCTGGTCAGTTTGGCTCGGTGTGATTGGCTGGTCATAGCTATGAAGCACTCTGGGCAATCTTCTCTTGTCTGGACCACAGAGGCATCAGCTTTTGTTTCATCTCCAGAGGTGAATGCAGGTCCACTTCCCGCTGCTGGACTCTCGTCTTTGTCCTCATTTCCTTTTTCATCTATAACCGCTTCAAACAACGAGACATATGGAGGGAAAGTGATTCTTATCTTTGTgatggcaaaagccattgtgGAAGCGCTATATGATAGAAGTCTGACCTTCTTCCTCAGGAACACTCAGGTTGATTCCTGATTCTCTGGAACTCTGCATCATCTGTTGCTGGTAGTACACATGGATGGCCTCTCTGGACGGCACCTGACCCTGAGAACACAAGAGTAAGCAGGTGGCGGGCCATCATGGTTGCGGCCCTTGAGAGCTACCTGCTTGGCCTGCTGGGTCAGCATGCAGCGCTCCATGCGCAGCACGGTGGAGATGTCCACGTGTTCGCGACACAAACCACCCAGCCAAGCGGTCAGCGAGTCCAGCAGAGCCGACAACACAACCCAGCAGAAGCGAAGAACGTTGGAGGCCCGACGCAGGACCGTATCTTCAATGCAAAACATGATAATGTCAGTTCCTAAATTGTAAATCTCCTCTTGGTCAGACCAAACATAGTCACTGTTGGCGCTTTTCCATTTAAGGTTCCGGAAGGTTCCTGGCCTGGCCACCGTTGCTTCTCCGACCTACCCGCTCCCTCCTCCTTGTCCTTCTCCACGTCCTCCTCCGAAtcctccatcacttcagtagTGGCGCAATCTAGAAGGATGAGTGAGTCACACTTGGATTCCTCAACTTTTCTGTTTCCTTTGTGTGAGTGGAAGTACCTGACGTCTCCTCTCTTTCGCTTTGCGCCATCTTCTGCTCGGGCTTCTGTTTCTTCACTTTCTTCCGGCTGTGACGAGCTCGCAGGGCCGTTCTGGAGTCCGTTATCCAGGCGTGATACACGAACTGACGGGAAGGAAAGGAGAAAGAGGAGCTGTCACAGCATTGGTAAGAGAACCAAACTCAGCCAAGGATAGTGCTGAAggagaaggagaggagcaagaAGAGCAGGAGGGGGTGAGGCACCTGAAGGGCAGATTTGTCAggaccctcctcctccttctcttcatcctttttgtcatcttcatcttcctgGCTGTCGCTCTCAAACAGGAAGTAGTCTCCGCTCCTCACCACTGCCGACACAAAGCAAAGTCAGTAAGGGCGTAGCGAGCGAGGCCATCGGGCGGACGTGACTCACTGGAGGCATGGTTCACCCACGGCCTCCACCAATCCTCCTGTGCTCGCCCCTTCATCTTTTCCTGAGctgaacacaaaacaaatgggcAAACTGATGGGTTGGATTTCCTGGTTCCGGCGGCAACGGCATGCTTTCCACATACCGTCACTACGGGAGCTCTTTTGAGTCAAATTGAGcattttctcttttcctcttcggAACTTCTGCTGGCGACATTTAATCCTCTCCATCCTGTAACATAGAGCCATCTTCAACCGGCCCTGAACACTTTGCAGGGGTTTGTAAAACGAGGCTTACTGTCTCTTCAGTAGGTCCATGGACATCTTCTCCACCTCCAGTCTAGCGCGCACTGCTTTCACGGTAGATGCCTCGAAGAGCTCCGCCCCCctacaaaacatttgaagcctGTCACCCGCCCACATACGTGCGAGCGTATGTCTGTATGTTACCTGGAGGCCAGCAGTTGGGTGTTTTGCAGGTCCAGCACCACGTAGAGGAAGTAGTGACTCCGGAAGACCCTCCGTTGCAGCAACAGGAAGCAGAAGCACACGCCGTCCCAGATGATTCCCGCCTCGTCGCTGGGCAGTTCGCATTGTTTGCTGCTCTGCTGTGCCGCTGCAGAGAGGGGTGACACCCGGGTGAACGAACGCGGCCAACGGGGgcgatggacggatggacggcaTGTTTACGCTTAGCGTAGCCTCGGATGGTGCAGGCCAGGCTGAAGAGCTGGACCAACCAGCAGTGGTTGACAACCAGCGACTTGATGAAACCACACGCCAAGATCTGCAGCGGGTGAAAAGACAGACAGTCCTTTGTCGGGGGGTCCATTTTGCAGATGACCGCTGAGAGTCAAGACAAACGTACAGAAAGGATGTTCTTCATGGTGATGACAAAGACGTTGTAGCCGATCAGACAGTCCCAATATAGCAGGATGGAGCCGACGGGTTTAAGCAGCAGGTCTCCGCCCACCAAGAGGAAATAGAAACACGCCACTAGGTAGCCCATGCAGAAGATGCTGATCCTGCAAGAGAATTAGAATTAGAAACTGAACTGGATTCAGGTTTAACCCACAAATGAACTCTAGCCTTCTCACCTGGTGGTTCCtgtgatgaagatgatggtgAGGACAAACCAGAACATGTAGCTGAAAATGATGACCTTCATCATATCCAGGTAAGACCTGGGTACgacggtcagaaggtcaaacacacatagacaaacgaTCACAGATGGGACGACCTCGTGCTCACCTGGACAGCATGAAGTCGGGGACGGTGTTGGGACGAAGCCCCCGGGTCAGATCCCAGACGTGGCCATCTTCGACATCCAGCTCGCCGTTGTTGCCCGCCAGCGCCTGGACGCTGACGTCACGCTCGTCCTCGAACACTTGAAGCTGTAACGAGGCGCCCAGCAGGAGCAGATAGTCGTCTGGACCACACCcaggcgcacgcacacgcacaatgTCTTTCCTGTCCACGTTTTCttgaaggaggagaaggagggaggACCTTGCTTACATAGAAGGAAGAGGGGGTTTGGGGGAGTCAGGTGATCTGGCAGGAAAAGCCATTTCACCACGTTGGAGTCCACGTTGGATGTGGGCGGCCGCCATGGATAATCTGAGGGACCACACAAACCATTGTGAGATTTTGTGCTTCCTAAAGCACAAATCGCTCCGCCCCCTCCCTTCTCATGAGGCCAGCGCCCCAAAGAGCTTGGTTATTCTTCAGATGATAACGTGCAGATGCAAATGTTACCTTTGCAGACAGCAGGCGGCAATCCAATACACAAGAGATACTGGAGGCACAAGAGCCCGGAGAGGAAGTAGCAGTACTTTGGCCACACCGCACTGATTCGCTTCCTGCTACGCCTTGACAGGACGCCGATGAGCCCCAAGGCGTGGCCAACGGCGAACAGATCCATCCGCTGACCAATCACGTTGACCACTAACAGAAAGCAGGTCTGACATGCAGACAACCGTGAGCACGTGTTTCCAGACGCTCCCATTCGTGCCGCCAGTCGCTCACCTCCAGGCCGAACTTGTAAAAGAAGTAATTGAGAAAGTATTTGGCGCAGCTCAGCACGCTTTGATCCATGTGACGCCTGCTGATGTCATGGAACAAAGTTTTGGTCGGAGGTGGGACTTGGTTGCAGCGCAGACGGTGGAATTCCTGGTGTCTGTCAACCGTCACCTCGAAGGCCAAGAGCGCCAGCATCATCAGGTTGTACTGTGAAAACAAGCGTCAAGCCGCCGGCTGTCCATGTCAGAGAGACACCGAGTCGACTGGTCTCACCCGCAAGTAGTCCAGCAGTTTTCCCTCATATTTGCGAAGACCCACCCACTGGGCGGGGTCAATCGGAGCAGCGTACAAGACTGAGGTAGACACGTTGGTGGTGGCATTACCTGGCTAAAGACAGACAGTGCAGCATCTTTTTACTTGCTGTAAACGGCGAGACAGACTGAGCAGTTACCATGGTGCAGTTGGATGTGACGGGCTGGACAATGTTGAGCTGGTACATCATCTTACAGATGGCCACCATGCACGTCCACACGGTGCACACCCCAGCCAGCAGGGGGCGCCAGGCTCTGCAAGGCAAAGCCACAGCCACAGACGCCACAAACAGCAGattgaacacacacacctgaAAAGAGAGTCGCAGGGGTGAGATGGATGCGACAGTAGGACGACAGACAGCGGCCGGCGAACTTCACGGACCTCCTTGACTGAGATCCAGATCATGTAGGATGAGACAATTTTCACAATGTGGAGTTCCAGTAGCCACCAGAGGAGGCTCTGGAGGCGCTGCAAAGACAGGAGGAGGCGCAGGAACAAAACCGAGAGACGGTCCACCACCAATCTCCACGACACCAGCGCTGCGGACAGATCAGCCGACAGTCACTTGTTGTCTTTCCTGAGCTGCGATCAGCAACGTCTTACCTGCCGTGTGCTCCGACAGGCTCGCCTCCTCAAACGTGCAGGGctcctcatcttcttcttGTCTCCACTTTTCCTCTGGCTCGTCCTCTTTTCCTGAGACCACGcccccttcttcctcctccgcaAAGAGCTGCGAAACGCCTCCCACTGACATGTCCACAAGGCTGCCCTCAGAGTGGACCAACCTGAAGATCAGCAGTGGCAACACACGGGCAGCGTGGTGAACACAAACCAACTCAAGTGGCATCAAGTGACGATACGCAGGCAATCGAGTCTCTCGACATGTTTGACGCTCAAGTTAGGATGCCTGGACCTCTGCTCGCTCGCTTGCGTTCTACCTTGTGATGGTGCTGTTGTGCGTGTCCACTACAGTTTTGAGGTCTGTCAACTGGAGGAAAGGCTCGTGAAAGTAGTGCAGGTGAACAATACACACCTGCAAAGAGAAAAGCAGCGTTAGCATTTTCATTGAGACAGTATCCCGGCGCACACTTGTCAATCCTCACCAGCAGAAAAGCTGTGGGGATGAAGATTCTCGTGAAGAGGACCGGGACTGAGAACTTCTCTAAACCCAGGTCTTCCAACCTGGAGAGACAGAAGGCAGGAGAACTTGCAGATCTACATCCTACAAAGATCCAAGTGGGAGTGGGGTGCAAACCTGTGAGTGCTTAGTCCAGTGTAGTAGGTCCAGGTGTGGAGGGACGAGGGGAACTGGAAGGTGTAGACCAAAAAGAGGACCAACATGGAGTAAACCACCACAGCGACCCAAAAGCCTCGTAATAAGGCCCGCCACTTTTCGTAGTTCAACTGCAGAGACAGGACAAAGCACGGAGTCACCAGCCCCTTCTCCAAGAAGCAACTGGCATCATCGCAAGCGGACGCTACCTGGTAGAGAGCTACACAGCACAGGAACATCACCATGTAGATGACCTTGTACAGGACCATTTTGCCTTCAAAACtgacaaaaaagaacattgtGCCGCAGACGTAGATCCAGTATTTGACAAACATCCTGGTGAGTACTGCAAGCAGAGCGTCCATCTGAACTCCTCCTTTCATCAAAAGGACCTCCTCGTAGCAAATCTCTTCCATCTTCTCCTCAGCTGGAAAGCAAGAAGACCATCAGTCAGAAACCGGACGGTACCGGCTGGAGATGTTTTACCTTCCGTGCGGACGATGGTGACGGTGGACAGCCGGGAGTTTGTCTCTCCGTCGGGGTGTCGGTCCGTCTTCTCCATACGAGCCTGACGTAGCAGCAGCCAGAAGGTCAGCAGACACACGAGCTGGAAAAAGCACGGCGGGCTGAAACTCCCCTTCTGAAAACTTTCACCAACATGTGCTAACAGATGCGACAGTATACTTTGGACTTCATTTAGTATTTTTGAAGTGCCCCGCTTGCCAGGGGCACCATGTTGGACCCCCCTGGCCGCAAGACGCCCTCCAAGCAAGCGGCCGTGTGGTGGTACCTTTGACGCCAGCTCCCGGCAGGGATCGTCCTTTTTGGGAAAGAGTCCCGGCACCTGACGGACGGCTGCAAAGCTGAAGACGTACTGCAGGACGAGCAGCAGGTTACCGTAGGCCACCAACCACGGAGAGGACGCCAGTGTGTAGCGCCGCCGCTGGCGCATCATCCACAGAGCGCATGACCACAGCAGTAGCACGCAGGTCAGCCACGACACGTACGTGATGGACCAGGCCATCATGGCCATCAGTGCGGCCACGTAACTCTGCTTCAGGAGGAAGCCCGACGCCACGGAGGCCACGCCGGATCCGCCATGCGGTTGCGCGTCCTCGCCGCCCCAATGGGTTGCGTCGCCTTCGAAAGCGCACGTCTCCAACGTGTCTGCCGCACGGATGGAAGCAAGGAGATTTCAAGACATATCCTTACGACGACTACTTTGCACTCATTTTACAAACATGACAGTTTTGTCACTGTCactgtttgttttataaagCTAAAATGAACCAAATTGTGGTTCACCTGATTGGCTGAAGGAGCAGTGAGGCGTGTCCGACTCCAGGACTGTGCTCTGTGTGGGCGGGGCCAAAGACTCGGGCGGACTATCCAGGGCCAAAGAATCCTGAAAGCGCCACAGACACCATTTGAGACACGTCACGCTCATCTGACTTGGAGGCATAATCACATAAATGCTACTAAAGATGAAATCGCAATCTTACGGTTGGCGTCCCAAAACGCACATCTCCGTCATGAGCTGTTCTCCACAACTCTCGTTGGCTCTCGGCCACGATGTCACCTTTGACCTCACCGCCGATGACTTCATCAGTGGTGATAACGTCACTGCTGGCATCACAGCTGACGGGCTCCAAAGAGTCCATTTTGTCTGTGCTCGGAACCTCTCCGCCATCCAGcagctgaagaagaagaaccgCTTTGAGACGCCTCTCAGCCAATAGCAGCAGAACATCAACGTCTGCCTTTCCTGATCTAGCTGCCCTTTCCCCATCTAACGTCTAATCCTCCTTTCCTGACATCACTGCGCTTCTTTGCCAGTTTGTGCGTAATCACCTGGTTCCTCCGCAGGCCAGCGACGACGTGGTAGAGCGTCACGAGCGTCAGCGGGCTGACAAAGTGAAACCAGCTGAGCAGCGGGTTCACCTGCATCCTCCAGGGAGCATCGCAGTCCGCCGACACCAGAGGCACCAGGCCGAACACGCTGCGGCATCAATCGAGCCATCCATCagtcaaggttagggtttgcGCGCATATGATGCTGCTACGCTACGGGTGTTGTTTGCAATGGCCTTTTCATGTTAGCATGAACTAAGGGACCTGaattctcttttgttttccgtGTCAGCTTTACAGTAAACCTTAAGTGACCGTGACAAATGAACATCTCCGCATCTTATTTGGTGCCAGGGAGAATGTCcccttttcatttcctcaaagTGGTTATCCGATAAGTCTCCGATTTCTAGGAAGGAATACTTTCATTAAAGATGGTTCAAGTGGTTTGGGGGGAAAACCTGTTGTCATGATGTGTGTTGGTGGACTTTTGCATTCTTTTCAAAAGATTTCATGTTCTGTCTTGTTTGCCTATACATGCCACCTGTTCTGGTGTCAACCAATCGGCTCGCTCCATGTCTTGTCTACCTGTGACTCATTGTCTCGTCACTTGTTTTCTATTTAGTTCCCAGCCTTCCTTGGGTTTGTGTCGTCTGAATTTGGCATGATTTGTGTTCGATATAAGGCTgggtttaaaaacaaaccaatcaAATTGATTTTCCTTACGTATGGTTGGAAAACCCGTGTTCCATATATCTCCGGAGTCAATGTGGTGAGCAAGCATTCTCCCGTGAAAATCATACAAACGAAGAATTAACTCACTCATATCGATAGCTAATGAGTTGCTTTCTTTATAGGACAACCAAGTACATGTGTATCGATGTGAGGAGATGTTCTCCACTCATGCTGAGCTCAGGTATGAGGTAAGAGGATGTGCTTTAATGCTAAGCCGTTTTAGCTAAACTTTGTCTAAGTGAAGAATTTAGCGAAAATTTTGGGTAAAACCAATTAGAGTCTTACATGTATTGACGCTAGCACATACATAACATGTACTAGCTACTGAAGTAATGTCCAATGttggttgctgtttgttttgctcgCTAAGCTAACCTGCTACATGTGTTTGTTAAATAACATTACAAGTGTGTAATGTAAATAATTGTGTCAGTGTGCACTTGAAAACAGCAGGGTGCGCTGTTTCACTTAAATCGCTCGTTACCTTAAGGTTGCTTCTGCTAGGCACTATTGGACattattctattctattctattggACCCTATTCAAAATTTCTAGCTCCATGGGGTCTTAATGTgaatattcatctttttacTGATGCACCAAGTTAGAGCGAGAAGTTTGTACTATTTTCAGCTTTGGTTCCTCTGAGAATGTCTTCTATATAAAAGTACAAAATCCTGAACTGAATCAAAAATCACTTGAATCGGGCCCTTGtgaattgaattgattttgaaaatctGAATCGATCGCCAGGCCTCATTCTGCGTGTCTTTGTGACTTTCAAGCTTGTTTTGGGGATGTTGGTGTTTTGAATGTAGGACATGTCTTGCTTGTCTCTTGAACCCAACTTTTTACCCTCCTGTGTTTGCTTCTGCACCACAAATGCCCAGACAGGCCTTCAAGcaactggggggggggaagtttCTCGGGGGTGTGGAAGGGCAAGGCATCACATGCTTAATTAGAGGCTCTGCGTTTCTTTTTGGTGCATTGACTTCAAGCATGCATAAAATGGCTTCACTATTCATTGCCTTTGTTGTCTTTGGAAAATTTTGGTTTCCTCGTAAATCTCAGTTATTTCCCCCTGTTTTTACAAGCTCCGGCAAAATGATGCAAGACGTTCACTCAACGCGTTCAATGCGGTCATGTTGCGTCGTCAAATGAGTCGACCTTCTGTTTTGCTCATTGCAAACGCTCAAGTCATAGACGTAAGGCCCTCAGGCACATTTCATGCTCATTATCGCTGCCGCCCTCATGTGCATTACCTTGCGGCGGTCTGGGTGGAAGGCCACGCCTCCTGCAGCGAAGGCAGCTGGTAGCTGTAGACGAGCAGGAAGTGGGCGGCGGAATACAAGAGCGACATCAGAGAGAGACACCTGAAGAGCGGCGGGGGGAGCCGACCGCTCCAAGCCCACCAAGTGCATACCACctgaaaagaaagcaagtaGGGCAGGGAGGAGAGTGATGGCAGCACCACACCTGGGGGGGTGGGGCAGGGTAGGGTGGGGACAGAGAGGGGGCATTGCTGGTAAGGACACCTCTTCATTGTAATAACATGTCGAGAGTGCAAAAAGGTGAAGCCGCACTGGACTGGTGTTGGAATGTGGAGGCAGGCTCTCCAGCATCCAGCCATCGGCCCAAAACCTGGGCAGACTACACCCTGGACGGCTCGTGGGCACAATCTATTGGTGTGGAAACTGGGCAAAGGCTTCCCAAGATGTTCCCAAGGGCACATCGGTTTTTTTCACAACCATTGAAATAGGAAGCATGATATGATCCCATGcttagaaaataataaaaaaaacgacaaccCCAACCGGTGCCCCGATGACTCGTATGCAATTTGAATCAGCCCAAATTCCATTTGGCTATCTCCTCGTTTTGGCGAGCAATAAGAGGCCTCGCGATTCAACCAATGGGGCAAGGTGTGTGGCATTGTGCTCAACACAGGAGGAACACCATGAGCAAGACCACGAGGAACACCACGAGGTCTGTGCGCTTCTGCGGCTTACCTGTGAGTCCCAGCAAAAGCGTGAAGAGAAGCTTGCCTCCAGCGGTCATGGCATTTGCCAGCATCATCCTGATTTTGCTCAAGACTTGTTCTACTTGGGCTGCCACCCTGCTGCCGGCGCTTGCTTCGTCCTCTGGGTCGTAGAGCCGCGATTCCTGCACGGACGCAAAGCACAAACGGGCCTCCTCGGTCACAACCAAATTCAGTCGCAAGACAAACAAGGATGAGCGAGCGAGAGCGCATCGGATTGATCCAGAAACCTGATCTTCATGACCTGTCGCATAACAAGGTTCCGCTTGTAAATGGCTTACAGAGTCATCAGATCATCGAGAGCAAATGTCATTACGAAATGAGCGGAGCTTGAACCCTCTTCTCCcatttgtgcgtgtgcgtggcCACCTGGGTGTGTGTCGCAGGGCCGAGTCTCAGGCTCAGCCTCCATGCCAGCAGGCCAACCACCAGCACACCGACATCCGGAAGGACGTGTCGCACGGCGGACGGCGCATCGCTTCCTGTCAGCCTGATTGGCAGtcaacacaacacagcaaTGTCACGGCAGCGCCAGCTGCAGCGCCAGCCGCCTTTTACGCCAAAGCTGCTCATTTTCACCTCACAAAGCCCAGCTGATTCAGCGCCTTCTGCCAGGAGGTGCCTACAGACCAGACAAGACAGGCGGGTGACCGTGCATGAGTCAGAGCAAAGGAGCACGCGGGTGCCCCTCGAGTCTGACGGGCGCCCGTCGAGTGAGACGGGCGTTAGTCGAGTCAGACGGGCACCAGTCAGACAGGGGGCGCCAGTCAGACGGGCGTCAGTCAGACGGGCGCAAACTTACACTTGCGGTCGGGGGTGAGGGCAGCAGCGGATATCTGGAAGAAGGTCTGCAGCAGCAGGAAGAGGAAACTGGACACACAAACCGCCGTGACGCAGCGATTGCTGTTGCCTAGGAGACCAACGACACCCACTCTTGACATTCGACCCTCGGCTCAGTAGCTATCGCTCGGAAGCAGGCAGATTTCTTCAGTTGTGTGTTTGCCAAAAACGGGATGCAAATGTTCCCTCCAATTCATTCACTCGCTCAATCAAATCCTCTACGGACAAATGGAGGATTCCATCAGTTGCGCCTTTTTCTACTTTTGGAGAAGTTTTGGTTTGGTGGCACaccgtgagattttgtttcCCCCCATGTCCTCCGGCTGCCGAAATCTCATCTAAGGAGTCGTTACATTCAGCTCCAATctaaacaggaagtgatgtcACACCTGAGCCAttgtcacccttttctttttctttccgcCGGGAGAATCACCTGACACGCCGCAACAcacaacgtgtgtgtgtgtgtacgtgtgtgtatgtttatcCTTCTGCTTTCCTCAGGAAGGAACACATGCCAATATGTATGGGTGTCATCTTTTAGTTTCCTCAGGAAGGACAAGCCTGACCCCCCACTGTGATGTGTTGCGTTCACGTTGCCACATAGTATTTGTgaacatttgtgttgtttagtAAGTCGCCCATTGTGGCCCGACAGTCTAATTGGAAACGTGAGCAAGGGTCCAACATGCTGCTTTGATTCCCATTTGATTCCAACATGCTGCTTTGATTCTCATCTCGATTCTACCATTGAGCCTTAAAGTAGCAAACATGGGATGGGCAATGCCCCCTTTTTGGCAAAGCACGAAGAACCGCTGAAGGCGGGCCGTGGGACTCGAGGCGACGGCGGTACCTGCACGCAGGGAGCCGGCGCAGGGTTGgggcagcagcggcagcagtagcagcaggAGGACGTAGAGCAGCGAGAAGCCGTTGAAACGCAGCAAAGCCCCTGCCAACACATCAGATCATGCACACATCAGTGCACGCGTGACATCAGTCATGATTTGAAAAGCggcccgcctgcccgcccgtCTGTCTGGCCGAGAAACCTTCCAGACCAATCCAGCGAGGAAGACAGCGTGGCCTTGTttgctccccctcccccctcactCACACTGCCCCCACTTTCCCAGGTAACAACATCtggttgtgtgtgttgacACACTGCTCACCACACAGCAATACGCTCACGCCTCCCCCTCCGTTTGGAATGTGAGCCGCAGAAAGTTTCGGACCATCCCACGCTTCCCTCACGGCAACGGTTGCGACATGAATATCGATAACTCTGCTAAGAAAGTCAAACGCGGCCATCAAGATCTCGACACACGTTAGCTGCTATGCTGTTCACGGTGCCAATGTGGCACATGCTAACAGCTGCAACTTGACATCAagtgcgggcgggcggccgaAAGCAAAGATTCCGTCAGCAACAAACCGAGACTTTGGATTTGGCATTCCCTTTCCCGTTATCAACTCCATCCGGATTTTCCCATCCCCTCCACACTTCAGGATTCACATGGAGACTGCATTTTGCTGAGCGTCGCAAGTTTGGAGAGGCGTTGACATGCAGCAGAGAAAGGGGCCCTTCCTTTTCTGCCCTACTCAAAAGTGGCAGAAAACAGGACCTTTTGGTG
It encodes:
- the LOC119139609 gene encoding piezo-type mechanosensitive ion channel component 2-like isoform X3, which codes for MSRPTSQLLLAGFTFRLLLPLSLSAGALLRFNGFSLLYVLLLLLLPLLPQPCAGSLRAGNSNRCVTAVCVSSFLFLLLQTFFQISAAALTPDRKCTSWQKALNQLGFVRLTGSDAPSAVRHVLPDVGVLVVGLLAWRLSLRLGPATHTQESRLYDPEDEASAGSRVAAQVEQVLSKIRMMLANAMTAGGKLLFTLLLGLTGVVLPSLSSLPYLLSFQVVCTWWAWSGRLPPPLFRCLSLMSLLYSAAHFLLVYSYQLPSLQEAWPSTQTAASVFGLVPLVSADCDAPWRMQVNPLLSWFHFVSPLTLVTLYHVVAGLRRNQLLDGGEVPSTDKMDSLEPVSCDASSDVITTDEVIGGEVKGDIVAESQRELWRTAHDGDVRFGTPTDSLALDSPPESLAPPTQSTVLESDTPHCSFSQSADTLETCAFEGDATHWGGEDAQPHGGSGVASVASGFLLKQSYVAALMAMMAWSITYVSWLTCVLLLWSCALWMMRQRRRYTLASSPWLVAYGNLLLVLQYVFSFAAVRQVPGLFPKKDDPCRELASKLVCLLTFWLLLRQARMEKTDRHPDGETNSRLSTVTIVRTEAEEKMEEICYEEVLLMKGGVQMDALLAVLTRMFVKYWIYVCGTMFFFVSFEGKMVLYKVIYMVMFLCCVALYQLNYEKWRALLRGFWVAVVVYSMLVLFLVYTFQFPSSLHTWTYYTGLSTHRLEDLGLEKFSVPVLFTRIFIPTAFLLVCIVHLHYFHEPFLQLTDLKTVVDTHNSTITRLVHSEGSLVDMSVGGVSQLFAEEEEGGVVSGKEDEPEEKWRQEEDEEPCTFEEASLSEHTAALVSWRLVVDRLSVLFLRLLLSLQRLQSLLWWLLELHIVKIVSSYMIWISVKEVCVFNLLFVASVAVALPCRAWRPLLAGVCTVWTCMVAICKMMYQLNIVQPVTSNCTMPGNATTNVSTSVLYAAPIDPAQWVGLRKYEGKLLDYLRYNLMMLALLAFEVTVDRHQEFHRLRCNQVPPPTKTLFHDISRRHMDQSVLSCAKYFLNYFFYKFGLETCFLLVVNVIGQRMDLFAVGHALGLIGVLSRRSRKRISAVWPKYCYFLSGLLCLQYLLCIGLPPAVCKDYPWRPPTSNVDSNVVKWLFLPDHLTPPNPLFLLYDYLLLLGASLQLQVFEDERDVSVQALAGNNGELDVEDGHVWDLTRGLRPNTVPDFMLSRSYLDMMKVIIFSYMFWFVLTIIFITGTTRISIFCMGYLVACFYFLLVGGDLLLKPVGSILLYWDCLIGYNVFVITMKNILSILACGFIKSLVVNHCWLVQLFSLACTIRGYAKPAQQSSKQCELPSDEAGIIWDGVCFCFLLLQRRVFRSHYFLYVVLDLQNTQLLASRGAELFEASTVKAVRARLEVEKMSMDLLKRQMERIKCRQQKFRRGKEKMLNLTQKSSRSDAQEKMKGRAQEDWWRPWVNHASMVRSGDYFLFESDSQEDEDDKKDEEKEEEGPDKSALQFVYHAWITDSRTALRARHSRKKVKKQKPEQKMAQSEREETSDCATTEVMEDSEEDVEKDKEEGADTVLRRASNVLRFCWVVLSALLDSLTAWLGGLCREHVDISTVLRMERCMLTQQAKQGQVPSREAIHVYYQQQMMQSSRESGINLSVPEEEVIDEKGNEDKDESPAAGSGPAFTSGDETKADASVVQTREDCPECFIAMTSQSHRAKLTRMKRVTSSSDEEDHRAASPSSQMSPPSYSHALAGDIQEPESEQDESKRRMPGVKARLRRQLLLHKTDVPSGCTSTSCLLTSRPQELTASELLKNRTFHSEELEASDEFYHNQPQLLQLCYAFYNILAARSETVCYLVIVLNHMVSASCLTLVLPVLVFLWATLSVPRPSKTFWMTAIIYTEVTIVIKYFFQFGFFPFNQKLEVDRSKPFHPPNILGVEKKEGYVLYDLLQLLALFYHRAILKCHGLWDQSCSTDTKYQQDDQELSSTPTDMVYWGGERQACSSSTGLSPTGSMSSIDQLGKLELLLRKLGELSIRSKQYCVSKCESLSSPVCQFFRALVQPEYSAVTDVYVLMFLADTIDFIIIVFGFWAFGKHSAAADITSSLSEDQVPEAFLVMVLIQFGTMVIDRALYLRKTVLGKLVFQVILVLGIHFWMFFILPTVTERRFNHNLVAQLWYFVKCIYFGLSAYQIRSGYPTRVLGNFLTKSYNYLNLFLFQGFRLVPFLTELRAVMDWVWTDTTLSLSSWICVEDVYAHCFVLKCWRESEKRYPQPRGQKKKRVVKYGMGGLIVLLLICIVWFPLLFMSLVKSVAGVVNQPLDISLTITLGGFQPIFTMSAQQNQLKDLTEEDFRAFIRSYSYIPSALQFLEAYSHEDVTVAELQGSSNSLWTISPPSRRYLSQVLNLDHFPLTLSWTIQRNLSLGAKAELASGKHVSYLNDQTRLELIQLLNGTRTLPVVIDAVLPSFLRAPSDSNAKPIEQLYTDGCYKAILLSLERTVNESQEIQEWWIVDQPASSLVRLGGATSTDNSREAGLQIFVFSDKVSPPSLGFLAGYGIMGLYASVVLVIGKFVREFFSGISHSIMFEELPCVDRILKLCTDIFLVRETGELELEEELYAKLIFLYRSPETLIKWTRR